In the Muricauda sp. MAR_2010_75 genome, one interval contains:
- a CDS encoding AraC family transcriptional regulator — MAIFLVGRKSNVKEANRIWAFFLVLFSLNIAYNVLFWAFEDSKFTNSLNLMYLIPFSLYGPLFYLYMLFLVKNDTMQFFSKKTLVHFIPTILIFANFAYYFSLPVETKILFESQEDVFGGTIIVHPGIVYVFICIMLLFYTFLAYKNLKSLFKWDAEMKLWSTLIASVFALFGISWIVYFILARTGVLQIEHDYFIGFFMIFMIGLTSYFGFNYSDVFNGKPLRRVFPIIKYKNSGLSRKVLNELKLKLINLMERDGLYLDCELKLADIADELNVSRHHASQIINECFGVSFYEYLNNLRIQEAEKLLMDNEAIDLNITDIAYKSGFNNRMSFYNTFRKHFGVTPSEFRSKNLAS; from the coding sequence ATGGCCATTTTTCTTGTTGGCCGCAAAAGCAATGTTAAAGAAGCCAATAGAATCTGGGCTTTTTTTTTGGTCCTGTTCTCATTGAATATTGCTTACAATGTTCTTTTTTGGGCCTTTGAGGACTCCAAGTTTACCAACTCGTTAAACCTTATGTACCTCATTCCATTTTCATTATACGGTCCCTTGTTCTATCTGTATATGCTTTTTTTGGTAAAAAATGACACAATGCAATTTTTCAGCAAGAAAACATTGGTGCATTTTATTCCAACCATTTTAATATTTGCCAACTTTGCATACTATTTCAGTTTACCTGTTGAGACAAAAATTCTTTTTGAAAGTCAGGAAGATGTCTTTGGTGGCACCATTATAGTACATCCGGGCATTGTTTACGTTTTCATCTGTATCATGTTACTTTTTTATACTTTTTTGGCCTATAAAAATTTAAAGAGCCTTTTTAAATGGGATGCCGAAATGAAGTTGTGGTCAACTCTGATTGCAAGTGTATTTGCCTTGTTCGGAATATCATGGATAGTTTATTTTATTCTTGCCAGAACAGGTGTGTTACAAATTGAGCATGACTATTTTATCGGCTTTTTTATGATTTTCATGATAGGGCTGACCTCCTATTTTGGTTTCAACTATTCCGATGTGTTCAATGGTAAGCCATTACGTAGGGTATTCCCTATTATAAAATACAAGAACTCCGGGCTTTCCAGAAAAGTGCTCAATGAACTAAAGCTAAAATTGATCAACCTAATGGAACGCGATGGATTGTACCTGGACTGCGAACTTAAACTGGCCGATATTGCGGATGAACTAAATGTTTCAAGACATCACGCATCCCAAATCATTAATGAATGTTTCGGTGTCAGCTTTTATGAATACCTAAATAATTTACGTATTCAGGAGGCTGAAAAATTACTGATGGACAATGAGGCCATAGACTTGAACATTACGGATATTGCTTATAAATCCGGATTCAATAATCGCATGTCCTTTTACAACACTTTTAGAAAACATTTTGGTGTAACACCTTCAGAATTTCGGAGCAAAAATCTAGCTTCCTAG
- a CDS encoding DUF1579 family protein, giving the protein MEADIIILSLKKHKLKTILCLLFLGFFSEVGAQKRTEDLSFLLGKWNVERIYYPETENPNIMNGTMECELAGNNTFIKCEYEMEQFDRPNATDIVYYNYNKIYQKYESLWLSSTWPIKVLLQGDLTTADNGTLLNTTASFLIENGITEYVMDKLLLTKDDPKVFIRKTYVRTSVDENEKFTYHMLEKTRRVD; this is encoded by the coding sequence ATGGAAGCGGACATCATAATATTATCTTTAAAAAAGCATAAACTCAAAACCATACTTTGCTTACTTTTTTTAGGATTCTTTTCAGAAGTTGGCGCACAGAAAAGAACCGAAGACCTCTCTTTTTTATTGGGCAAGTGGAATGTTGAAAGGATTTATTATCCAGAAACCGAAAACCCGAACATAATGAATGGCACAATGGAATGTGAGCTTGCGGGTAACAATACGTTTATTAAATGCGAATATGAAATGGAGCAATTTGACCGTCCAAATGCAACGGATATTGTTTACTATAATTATAATAAAATCTACCAGAAGTATGAAAGCCTATGGTTAAGCTCTACTTGGCCCATAAAGGTCTTATTGCAAGGGGATTTAACAACAGCTGATAATGGAACATTGTTGAACACAACAGCCTCTTTTTTAATTGAGAATGGAATTACTGAGTATGTTATGGACAAATTGCTTCTGACAAAGGATGATCCTAAAGTATTTATTAGAAAAACGTATGTAAGAACCTCTGTAGATGAAAATGAAAAGTTTACATACCACATGTTGGAAAAGACAAGGCGAGTGGATTGA
- a CDS encoding SusD/RagB family nutrient-binding outer membrane lipoprotein: MKKMNKYIVLVLSVMLLGVTSCETTELDLTEDPNFLTPTQASPDLFLLSIQEDFVRQLDGDANGDPNDNFVTGGFQFGDGLSPIGMELTRIMQMSSRNYGSTYQDSDVDDEWDNAYRGILFDIRLMTPLAEEAGLTRHLGIAQFIEAYVITAMVDFFGDIPYTEAARAPEIVNPKLDSGESVYEAAFSLLDQAIVNFTNTTTGTPSIDYYYNNDYSKWVRAANTLKMKLYLQTRLVDPSAVDAFNAIVSSGNYITDTADDFEFKWPATSAAQPDNRHPRYGLNYVSNGAGDYTSNWLVNQMLTNDDPRIRYYFYRQVSVVPGEGGTPPDEQTLRCSLQTPPQHYINGGFTFCSLPNGYWGRDHGDNQGTPPDGLFRTTWGVYPAGGRFDDDSFNPIGQSNAASLGAGGVGITPILNAFMVDFWRAELALADGDVASAQVFFEAGLRKQIAKVRASVTNDMVSDLSFQPTDADFDNFINNVVTSFGNATGDDQWDIFAENHFLAHYGNGIEAYNFYRRTGFPSTLQPNREPDPGNFPRSMFYPNQAVTSNANITQKPNVGVQVFWDNNPAGPSFPRSN, from the coding sequence ATGAAAAAAATGAATAAATATATCGTACTCGTGCTATCTGTGATGTTGCTTGGGGTAACATCTTGTGAGACCACGGAATTAGATCTTACCGAAGACCCCAATTTTTTGACACCGACACAGGCCAGTCCGGACCTATTTCTATTATCTATTCAGGAAGATTTTGTGCGACAATTGGACGGAGATGCCAATGGTGATCCCAATGACAATTTTGTTACTGGAGGATTTCAATTTGGTGATGGCCTATCGCCCATTGGAATGGAACTGACCAGGATTATGCAAATGTCAAGTAGAAATTACGGAAGCACATATCAGGACAGTGATGTTGACGATGAATGGGACAATGCCTATCGGGGGATTCTTTTTGATATCCGCCTGATGACCCCTCTGGCAGAAGAAGCAGGGCTTACTCGTCACTTGGGGATTGCCCAGTTCATAGAGGCTTACGTTATTACCGCGATGGTTGATTTTTTTGGAGATATCCCTTACACGGAAGCTGCAAGGGCACCGGAAATAGTGAACCCAAAATTGGATAGTGGAGAATCTGTTTATGAGGCTGCTTTTTCACTCTTGGACCAAGCTATTGTAAATTTTACCAATACCACTACAGGGACTCCATCCATTGATTATTATTATAACAATGACTATTCAAAATGGGTAAGGGCGGCCAATACTTTGAAGATGAAACTCTACCTTCAAACCCGATTGGTTGACCCCAGTGCTGTGGATGCCTTTAATGCCATTGTATCTTCAGGTAACTACATAACGGATACCGCAGATGACTTTGAGTTCAAATGGCCAGCGACCAGTGCCGCACAGCCAGATAACAGGCATCCAAGGTATGGGCTCAACTATGTATCGAATGGAGCTGGGGACTATACTTCAAACTGGTTGGTCAACCAAATGCTAACCAATGATGATCCCCGGATTAGATACTATTTCTACAGACAGGTAAGTGTGGTGCCTGGTGAGGGAGGGACCCCTCCAGATGAGCAAACCTTACGGTGCTCCTTGCAGACACCGCCTCAACATTACATCAATGGGGGATTTACCTTTTGCAGTTTACCTAATGGTTATTGGGGAAGAGATCATGGAGACAATCAAGGTACGCCCCCAGATGGTCTTTTCAGAACTACCTGGGGTGTTTATCCTGCTGGAGGACGGTTTGACGATGACAGTTTTAATCCAATCGGTCAATCGAATGCTGCTTCCTTGGGGGCTGGAGGAGTTGGAATTACGCCCATTCTCAATGCCTTTATGGTTGATTTTTGGCGAGCGGAACTTGCCCTGGCTGATGGAGATGTAGCTTCCGCACAAGTATTCTTTGAAGCCGGCCTGAGAAAGCAGATAGCCAAAGTTCGCGCCTCAGTAACAAATGATATGGTATCTGACTTGTCTTTTCAACCAACAGACGCCGATTTTGACAATTTCATTAACAACGTGGTGACTTCTTTTGGGAACGCTACAGGGGATGATCAATGGGACATTTTTGCCGAGAACCACTTTTTAGCGCATTACGGAAACGGTATAGAGGCCTATAATTTTTACAGGCGTACTGGATTTCCCTCTACGTTACAGCCAAATAGGGAGCCAGATCCGGGAAATTTCCCTAGATCTATGTTTTACCCTAATCAGGCAGTTACCTCAAATGCGAACATTACACAAAAACCTAATGTTGGGGTACAGGTGTTTTGGGATAACAATCCAGCAGGACCCTCATTCCCCAGATCAAACTAG
- a CDS encoding SusC/RagA family TonB-linked outer membrane protein, whose translation MKESKVFLVIVVFLIGTTILLGQERDISGNVTDSQGLPLPGVNIIVEGTNSGTQTDFDGNYSIAASTGQVLLFTYIGQRTERRTIGTENIINVQMQEDAQALEEVVVTALGIKREKQALGYAVAEVGSEDLEQRAEGDIGRALLGKASGVNITQQSGLSGSGTNIIIRGYNSFSQSNQPLFIVDGVPFNADTNSVGRQGDRQDFINGNNGSSRFLDLDPNAIESVNVLKGLAAATLYGSLGRNGVILITTKAGAGGQGVKKTEITVNSSIFFNEIASTPDYQNQFGNGFDQAFGWFFSNWGPSFDREGIAGWGNSSAFDAQGTLPHPYTLSVAGQQGFPEFANVRYEWKPYDSFGNFFRTGTVVNTSINVSGASDDGKISYNANYGYLKDQGFTPGNSLNRNNLGVGGRAVLSNKFTVSGTLNFARTKFISPPVAYSAGNGATGSGSSVFGDLFFTPRSIDIVNLPYQSPIDGRSVYYRNGNDIQHPLWTVNNSGTGQETNRVFGQASLQYEINDNLNVIYRAGIDVYSENNVNYQNKGGINGNVPQPRLASGIYETWNNTNTIWDHNLAINGDYEITERIGATFNFGVNSRRELFYQSGVASDNQQVFGVLRHFNFLNQNEIQSSAERNLAGAYGQIELDYDNYVYLTLAGRNDWASNLSRANRSIFYPSASLSFVPTTAFDGLKGKNALNYLKLRAGYGTSAGFPDANSDNYPVANRLILDAQDFQDNTGRNIVTNTSPLTLGNPNLKPERVDEIEVGIESRWWQNKITLDMSLYKRVTTDLIVTQPLDPASGFFRTNTNVGEIQGEGIEIDLGAQWFRPKEDGDFSWTSNLNFTANESEVTDLGQDTDQIVYSGFGNLGNAAIEGEPMGVIFGSRVLRDDEGNLVVDSVGDYDTDPQNGVIGDPNPDWVANLINTLSFKNFTLGFQWNYTHGGDIWSSTISTLLGRGLIVETVDRLNTYVLPGVTPDGRVNDLQINNSDYYFSNIFGGPSELQVWDATVVRLQEASLSYDLPKKFLDNTPFGALTFKISGQNLWYDAINTPDGANFDPNTSGTGVGNGFGFDFLNGPSSRRYGFSVKATF comes from the coding sequence ATGAAAGAAAGTAAAGTGTTCTTGGTCATTGTGGTTTTCTTAATTGGAACTACAATTTTACTAGGTCAAGAAAGAGACATTTCAGGTAATGTTACAGACTCGCAAGGGTTACCCTTGCCTGGCGTAAACATTATTGTTGAAGGGACCAATTCTGGCACCCAAACCGATTTTGACGGAAATTACTCAATTGCTGCCTCTACAGGTCAAGTACTCTTGTTCACCTATATTGGTCAAAGAACGGAACGCAGGACAATTGGCACTGAAAACATAATCAATGTTCAGATGCAGGAGGATGCCCAAGCCCTTGAAGAGGTCGTAGTGACCGCATTGGGCATTAAAAGGGAGAAACAGGCTCTTGGATATGCCGTGGCTGAGGTAGGGTCCGAAGACCTTGAACAACGAGCAGAAGGCGACATAGGTAGAGCTCTGTTGGGTAAAGCATCTGGCGTAAATATCACCCAACAAAGTGGACTCTCTGGGTCGGGAACAAATATTATAATTCGAGGATATAACTCGTTCAGTCAAAGTAACCAGCCGCTTTTTATTGTTGATGGTGTTCCCTTTAATGCTGACACCAATTCTGTTGGTAGGCAAGGGGACCGACAGGATTTCATAAATGGAAATAATGGATCCAGCAGGTTTCTTGATCTTGACCCAAATGCCATTGAAAGTGTTAATGTATTAAAAGGTTTGGCGGCCGCAACGCTTTATGGCTCATTAGGTAGAAACGGAGTTATACTAATAACCACCAAGGCAGGAGCTGGTGGTCAAGGTGTAAAAAAGACCGAAATCACCGTAAACTCTTCGATTTTTTTTAACGAAATCGCTTCAACCCCTGATTACCAAAATCAATTCGGTAATGGGTTTGATCAAGCTTTTGGATGGTTTTTCAGTAACTGGGGTCCCAGTTTTGATCGTGAAGGTATTGCCGGTTGGGGCAATAGCTCAGCATTTGATGCCCAAGGGACTTTACCGCATCCTTATACCCTTTCGGTGGCAGGTCAGCAAGGATTTCCAGAGTTTGCCAACGTACGATATGAATGGAAACCATACGACAGTTTCGGCAACTTTTTTAGAACGGGAACAGTGGTCAACACTTCAATCAATGTCAGTGGTGCCTCGGATGATGGCAAAATATCGTACAATGCAAATTATGGTTACCTCAAGGATCAGGGTTTTACACCAGGTAATAGCCTAAATAGAAATAATTTAGGTGTTGGAGGAAGAGCTGTTCTCAGTAATAAGTTCACGGTATCCGGTACATTGAATTTTGCCAGGACCAAATTTATTTCGCCTCCAGTTGCTTACAGCGCAGGTAATGGGGCCACTGGATCGGGTTCTTCGGTATTTGGAGACCTCTTTTTTACCCCAAGAAGTATAGATATAGTTAATCTTCCATACCAAAGTCCAATTGATGGACGGAGTGTATACTATAGGAATGGCAACGACATACAGCATCCGTTGTGGACCGTTAACAATTCAGGTACAGGGCAAGAAACCAATCGTGTATTTGGTCAAGCATCGTTGCAATATGAGATCAATGACAATCTAAATGTCATATATAGAGCGGGCATCGATGTCTATAGTGAAAACAATGTAAACTATCAGAATAAAGGGGGTATAAACGGGAATGTTCCACAGCCCAGATTGGCCAGCGGTATTTACGAAACATGGAACAATACCAATACCATTTGGGATCATAATCTCGCTATTAATGGAGACTATGAAATTACGGAAAGGATTGGAGCCACTTTTAATTTTGGGGTTAACTCCAGAAGAGAACTTTTTTACCAAAGTGGTGTAGCCAGTGACAACCAACAAGTTTTTGGAGTTCTACGACATTTCAACTTTTTAAACCAAAATGAAATTCAAAGTTCGGCGGAAAGGAATTTGGCCGGAGCTTATGGACAAATAGAACTGGATTATGACAACTATGTTTACTTGACCTTGGCTGGACGAAATGATTGGGCATCAAACCTGTCTAGGGCCAATAGATCAATTTTCTACCCAAGCGCAAGTCTTTCCTTCGTACCAACTACTGCTTTCGATGGGTTAAAGGGTAAGAATGCACTCAACTACTTAAAGCTTCGTGCAGGTTATGGTACTTCTGCTGGTTTCCCGGATGCCAATTCGGACAACTATCCGGTTGCAAATCGCTTAATTCTTGACGCACAAGACTTTCAGGATAATACTGGAAGAAACATTGTTACCAATACAAGTCCGTTGACACTGGGTAATCCAAATTTAAAACCTGAGCGTGTTGATGAGATTGAAGTAGGTATCGAATCCAGATGGTGGCAAAATAAGATTACCCTTGATATGTCTTTGTACAAAAGGGTTACAACAGATTTGATTGTAACACAACCCTTGGATCCTGCATCTGGTTTCTTTAGAACGAATACCAATGTAGGGGAAATTCAGGGTGAGGGTATTGAGATAGACTTGGGGGCTCAATGGTTCAGACCCAAAGAGGATGGCGACTTTTCATGGACATCCAATCTGAATTTTACTGCCAATGAATCTGAGGTGACCGATTTGGGTCAGGATACAGACCAAATTGTGTATTCAGGATTTGGCAATTTAGGTAACGCAGCCATAGAAGGAGAGCCCATGGGCGTAATTTTTGGTTCTCGTGTATTAAGGGATGATGAAGGCAATTTGGTAGTGGATTCTGTTGGGGATTATGATACGGATCCCCAAAACGGAGTTATCGGAGATCCCAATCCAGATTGGGTGGCCAACCTTATCAACACCCTTTCATTCAAGAACTTTACACTAGGCTTTCAATGGAACTATACCCATGGGGGAGATATATGGTCAAGTACTATCTCCACACTATTGGGGAGAGGGCTTATAGTGGAGACGGTAGATCGCCTAAATACGTATGTGCTGCCTGGAGTTACCCCAGACGGTAGGGTAAACGACCTCCAGATAAACAACTCAGATTATTATTTCAGCAACATTTTTGGTGGCCCGTCAGAATTGCAGGTATGGGATGCCACAGTTGTTCGTTTGCAAGAGGCTTCATTGAGCTATGACCTGCCTAAAAAGTTTTTGGACAACACTCCCTTTGGTGCCCTTACGTTCAAGATTTCCGGTCAAAACCTTTGGTATGATGCCATTAACACTCCAGACGGGGCCAATTTTGATCCCAATACTTCAGGAACAGGTGTGGGCAATGGTTTTGGATTTGATTTCCTAAACGGGCCTAGTTCAAGAAGGTATGGTTTCAGCGTAAAAGCAACATTCTAA
- a CDS encoding Crp/Fnr family transcriptional regulator has translation MPPIQKTAKNLFIVQYLNSIYPLSPGFTSFLVDKIKNISFKKNEIISREGEICDKLFLIKKGLVRGYFVSENKDITTWIDSENEIFTSITGFFKHETSREYIQAMEDTYCDYLEYDDYKYCLDNFPEMLQIYRIMLEQYYVLAEHRVYLARIPNGRKRLEFFMETSKPEIVERIPKKYLASYLAMRPETLSRLL, from the coding sequence ATGCCGCCTATCCAAAAAACCGCAAAGAATCTCTTTATTGTACAATATCTCAATTCCATTTACCCACTTAGTCCAGGGTTTACATCTTTTTTGGTCGATAAAATCAAGAACATTTCTTTCAAGAAAAATGAGATAATAAGTAGGGAAGGGGAAATTTGCGATAAACTGTTCCTTATAAAAAAAGGCTTGGTACGGGGTTATTTTGTAAGCGAGAACAAGGATATTACAACCTGGATAGATTCTGAAAATGAGATTTTTACTTCCATAACGGGATTTTTTAAGCATGAAACCTCCAGGGAATATATTCAGGCCATGGAAGATACCTATTGCGATTATCTGGAATATGACGATTACAAATATTGCCTCGACAATTTTCCTGAAATGCTCCAGATTTATAGGATAATGCTAGAACAATACTATGTGTTGGCCGAGCATAGGGTATATTTGGCCCGAATACCAAACGGTAGGAAGCGGTTGGAATTTTTTATGGAGACCAGTAAGCCAGAAATTGTAGAACGAATTCCCAAGAAATATTTGGCATCCTATTTGGCAATGCGCCCTGAGACACTTTCCAGACTATTGTAA
- a CDS encoding DPP IV N-terminal domain-containing protein, whose translation MKRTLLIAILTVSLLGFKSSTIPVEKMGIFGKYGIFDHQINIGDPAIQGTVDYDPDNQQYTIEGSGFNMWANNDEFQYLYKSIQGDFILRARVRFIGEGVDPHRKIGWIVRNNLRGDSPHVNASIHGDGLTSLQYRRETGSETEQIVSTDAAPDVVQLERRAGVYYMSTAKFGQPFTTVELKDVNLRNEVFVGLYVCSHNPEVIEKAVFSNVRIIKPADPDFQPYRDYIGSNMEIMNVETGNRKILFNSAHSIQAPNWVNQDKELVFNSNGYLYRYSFETDEISQLNTGFAVNNNNDHVFSFDETILGISNHNQEDNGLSSIYLMNPEGDSLPKKITKDGVGVSYLHSISPDNKRILFTAERKGKFDIYAVDLATGKEIQITDTKDLDDGSEYSPNGKYIYFNSNRTGNMHLWRMNADGSDPIQLTNDPKYKDWFPHISPDGKWIVFISFPPTIGFGEHPFYEHCTLRLMPAEGGEPKIIGYLYGGQGTINVPSWAKDSKHIAFVTNSD comes from the coding sequence ATGAAAAGAACACTGCTGATTGCCATATTGACCGTTTCCCTACTTGGATTCAAATCAAGTACAATACCGGTTGAAAAAATGGGCATTTTTGGTAAATATGGCATTTTTGACCATCAAATCAATATTGGGGACCCAGCCATTCAAGGAACTGTTGATTACGATCCTGATAACCAGCAATACACTATAGAAGGTTCCGGGTTTAATATGTGGGCAAACAATGATGAATTCCAATACCTCTACAAATCCATTCAAGGGGATTTTATTCTAAGGGCCCGGGTTCGGTTTATTGGTGAGGGGGTTGACCCACACCGTAAAATTGGATGGATCGTTCGGAACAACCTTAGGGGAGATTCGCCCCATGTAAATGCTTCCATCCATGGTGATGGCCTCACCTCGCTTCAATACAGAAGGGAAACCGGGAGCGAAACCGAACAAATTGTCTCTACCGATGCGGCACCTGATGTGGTTCAACTGGAACGCAGGGCAGGCGTATATTACATGTCCACCGCTAAATTTGGTCAACCGTTCACTACCGTAGAACTCAAGGATGTAAATCTTAGAAATGAGGTTTTTGTGGGTCTTTATGTGTGTTCCCACAACCCCGAAGTAATTGAAAAAGCAGTTTTCTCGAATGTTCGGATTATTAAGCCAGCCGACCCCGATTTTCAACCGTACCGGGATTATATCGGTAGTAATATGGAAATAATGAATGTGGAGACCGGTAACCGGAAGATTTTATTCAATTCGGCACACTCCATTCAGGCGCCAAACTGGGTCAACCAAGATAAAGAATTGGTCTTCAACTCCAACGGGTATCTGTACCGATATTCTTTTGAAACGGATGAAATATCCCAATTAAATACAGGATTTGCGGTAAACAACAACAACGATCATGTTTTTTCTTTTGACGAGACCATCTTGGGCATCAGCAATCACAATCAAGAGGATAATGGGTTGTCTTCCATTTACCTGATGAACCCCGAGGGAGACTCCCTTCCAAAAAAAATAACAAAAGATGGTGTTGGCGTTTCCTATCTCCATAGCATTTCTCCAGACAACAAGCGCATCCTATTTACGGCGGAACGCAAAGGAAAATTTGACATTTATGCAGTGGATTTAGCAACGGGGAAGGAAATCCAAATCACGGACACCAAGGACCTGGACGATGGTTCAGAATATTCCCCCAATGGCAAATACATCTATTTCAACTCAAATAGAACGGGTAATATGCACCTTTGGCGAATGAATGCTGACGGAAGTGATCCAATTCAATTGACCAACGACCCAAAATACAAAGATTGGTTTCCACATATTTCCCCTGACGGAAAATGGATTGTGTTCATCTCCTTCCCTCCAACCATAGGGTTTGGGGAACACCCTTTTTATGAGCACTGTACCCTACGTTTAATGCCTGCTGAAGGTGGGGAACCAAAGATAATCGGGTATCTCTATGGTGGCCAGGGGACCATTAATGTTCCCAGTTGGGCAAAGGATAGTAAACATATTGCATTTGTGACCAATAGTGATTAA
- a CDS encoding ATP-dependent Clp protease adaptor ClpS gives MGTKEKGLEDLLLEEETVKQNEIVLFNDDVNTFDHVIETLIDVCEHTPEQAEQCSLIVHYNGKCTVKTGEYSYLKPKCSKLLQAGLSAEII, from the coding sequence ATGGGCACAAAAGAAAAAGGCTTGGAAGACCTTCTTCTGGAAGAGGAGACGGTTAAGCAAAACGAGATTGTACTTTTTAATGACGATGTGAACACATTTGATCATGTTATTGAAACATTGATTGACGTCTGTGAACATACTCCGGAACAGGCTGAACAATGCTCCCTTATTGTGCACTACAATGGTAAATGTACCGTAAAAACGGGGGAATACTCTTACCTAAAACCAAAATGTTCCAAGTTGTTGCAAGCGGGCTTAAGTGCGGAAATCATCTAA
- the prmA gene encoding 50S ribosomal protein L11 methyltransferase: MALVYLEYDFKISPTQPATDILIAELGEVGFESFVETDSGVLAYILKSEWKEGVLDDLFILESPDFEISWTSKEIEQQNWNAEWEKNFHPIKVGDKCMVRAPFHEAIDVEYDIVIEPKMSFGTGHHETTHMMLEHILENDFDGKSVLDMGCGTGVLAILAKKRGAGPVDAIDIDEWCFLNTQENVERNDCSEIQVFMGDSNLLKNKKYDVILANINRNILLEDIPIYAQCLNPKGQLFLSGFYLDDLDAISSKCKANGLEFEKKLEKNRWISVKYVN, translated from the coding sequence ATGGCACTGGTGTATTTGGAGTACGATTTCAAAATAAGCCCCACCCAGCCCGCTACGGATATTCTCATTGCGGAATTGGGCGAAGTCGGATTTGAAAGTTTTGTGGAAACCGATTCTGGTGTGTTGGCCTACATCTTAAAATCAGAATGGAAAGAAGGTGTTTTGGATGACCTGTTCATTTTGGAAAGCCCTGATTTTGAAATCAGTTGGACCAGCAAGGAAATTGAACAACAAAACTGGAATGCAGAGTGGGAAAAAAACTTCCATCCCATAAAAGTAGGGGATAAATGCATGGTCAGAGCACCCTTTCATGAGGCAATTGATGTGGAGTACGACATTGTCATTGAGCCCAAAATGAGTTTTGGTACAGGCCACCATGAGACCACGCACATGATGCTGGAACACATCCTTGAAAACGATTTTGATGGAAAATCAGTTCTGGATATGGGATGTGGTACCGGTGTACTGGCCATTTTGGCCAAAAAAAGGGGCGCTGGCCCTGTGGATGCCATTGATATTGATGAATGGTGCTTCTTGAACACCCAAGAAAATGTGGAACGAAATGACTGCTCGGAGATCCAAGTTTTTATGGGCGATAGCAATTTGCTGAAAAACAAGAAGTACGATGTTATTTTGGCAAATATCAACCGGAATATTTTGTTGGAAGACATCCCCATTTATGCACAATGCCTCAATCCAAAAGGGCAACTATTTCTAAGTGGATTTTATTTAGACGATTTGGATGCCATTTCTTCAAAATGTAAGGCCAATGGTTTGGAATTTGAAAAAAAGCTGGAGAAGAACCGCTGGATTTCAGTAAAATATGTAAATTAG
- the tpiA gene encoding triose-phosphate isomerase, giving the protein MRTKIVAGNWKMNKNMEETEALLAELSAKLPDTKAQVIVSPTFVNLAAAKRSLQASTIQVAAQNMHFAESGAYTGEISADMLLNIDVDIVILGHSERRAYFGETDELLAKKVKTAVEKGMKTIFCFGEELEDRKSDNHFSVVESQLKNALFDLDAEAWKNIILAYEPVWAIGTGETASPEQAQEMHAFIRKTIASAYDASVADEVSILYGGSVKPDNASDIFSKPDVDGGLIGGASLKSDDFVAIIAAI; this is encoded by the coding sequence ATGAGAACAAAAATAGTGGCAGGAAACTGGAAGATGAACAAGAACATGGAAGAAACAGAGGCATTATTGGCCGAACTTTCCGCAAAACTGCCCGATACCAAAGCCCAAGTTATTGTCTCACCCACGTTTGTGAATTTAGCAGCGGCGAAAAGGAGCCTTCAAGCGTCCACCATTCAAGTGGCAGCCCAGAACATGCATTTTGCAGAAAGTGGTGCCTACACTGGTGAGATTTCTGCGGATATGCTATTGAACATTGATGTGGATATTGTCATCCTCGGTCACTCTGAGCGCCGCGCCTATTTCGGGGAAACCGATGAACTGTTGGCCAAAAAAGTGAAAACCGCTGTGGAAAAAGGAATGAAGACCATTTTCTGTTTTGGCGAGGAATTGGAAGACCGAAAGTCTGATAACCACTTCTCCGTAGTGGAAAGTCAGTTGAAAAATGCCCTGTTCGATTTGGATGCCGAAGCGTGGAAGAACATCATTTTGGCTTACGAACCCGTTTGGGCCATCGGTACAGGTGAAACTGCTTCACCGGAGCAAGCCCAAGAGATGCATGCCTTTATCAGAAAAACCATTGCGTCCGCTTACGACGCTTCCGTAGCCGATGAGGTTTCCATTCTGTACGGGGGCAGTGTTAAGCCCGACAATGCTTCGGACATTTTCTCAAAACCTGATGTTGACGGCGGATTGATAGGAGGTGCTTCTTTGAAATCAGATGATTTTGTGGCCATTATAGCCGCAATTTAA